In one window of Chryseobacterium sp. JV274 DNA:
- a CDS encoding YdeI/OmpD-associated family protein has protein sequence MNPKVNFFFDKSQQWHKEFEKLRAIALSTDLVEDLKWGCPCYTYEGKNIFLIHGFKEYCALLFFKGALMKDPDHILIQQSKNVQAARQIRFTEVEQINDLEDVLRSYMFEAVEIEESGAKVEMKKTKEFEMAEEFQNKLDQDPALQEAFKALTPGRQRAYLLHFSSAKQPKTREARIEKCIPQIMDGIGLNDSL, from the coding sequence ATGAATCCAAAAGTTAATTTCTTCTTTGATAAAAGCCAGCAATGGCACAAAGAATTTGAAAAATTAAGAGCAATTGCCCTAAGCACCGACCTTGTAGAAGATTTAAAATGGGGATGTCCATGTTATACCTATGAAGGGAAAAATATTTTCCTGATCCACGGTTTTAAAGAATACTGTGCCCTTCTTTTCTTTAAGGGTGCTTTAATGAAAGACCCAGATCATATTCTGATCCAGCAGTCTAAAAATGTACAGGCTGCAAGGCAGATTCGTTTTACAGAGGTAGAGCAAATCAATGATTTGGAAGATGTTCTTCGCAGTTATATGTTTGAAGCCGTTGAAATAGAAGAATCAGGTGCTAAAGTCGAAATGAAGAAAACAAAAGAGTTTGAAATGGCTGAAGAGTTTCAGAATAAGCTGGACCAGGATCCGGCATTGCAAGAAGCTTTTAAGGCATTAACTCCCGGAAGACAAAGAGCCTACTTACTCCACTTTTCCTCTGCCAAACAGCCCAAAACCCGGGAAGCCCGTATTGAAAAATGCATTCCACAAATCATGGACGGTATAGGATTAAACGATTCACTATAA
- a CDS encoding DoxX family protein codes for MNTPQSQKRTKIIYWIFTLWMALGMVSTAIVQLMKSKDELLNFTNLGYPSYLMTIIGIWKILGVIAILIPKRLLLKEWAYAGFFFVMSGAVISHLIVGDTAGRTFPAVLLLVLVIISWYFRPADRKITITD; via the coding sequence ATGAACACACCACAATCACAAAAAAGAACAAAAATCATCTATTGGATATTCACACTTTGGATGGCCCTTGGAATGGTTTCCACTGCAATTGTCCAGCTGATGAAAAGTAAAGATGAACTGCTGAATTTCACCAATTTGGGTTATCCTTCTTACCTGATGACCATTATTGGAATATGGAAAATATTGGGCGTAATTGCCATACTGATTCCCAAACGCCTGCTTTTAAAAGAATGGGCGTATGCAGGATTTTTCTTTGTGATGTCAGGAGCTGTTATTTCCCATCTGATCGTAGGTGATACGGCAGGAAGAACTTTTCCGGCAGTATTATTACTGGTACTGGTTATAATCTCCTGGTATTTCAGACCTGCAGACAGAAAAATTACTATTACTGATTAA
- a CDS encoding DUF4256 domain-containing protein, with amino-acid sequence MKKKLTQEQINELLKTLKARFEKNMDRHKDLKWEKIQQKLEANPEKIGSLYEMETTEGEPDIVDYNKKTDEYSFVDCSPESPKRRSLCYDYQAWDARKANKPESNVIDKAKEMGIELLAEEQYRNLQELGKFDQKTSSWIKTPSQVRELGGALFCDRRYNTVFTYHNGADSYYAARGFRGILKV; translated from the coding sequence ATGAAAAAGAAACTGACACAGGAGCAAATCAACGAACTTTTAAAAACACTAAAAGCCCGTTTTGAAAAAAATATGGACCGTCATAAAGACCTGAAATGGGAAAAAATACAGCAAAAACTGGAAGCCAATCCTGAAAAAATAGGGTCTCTATACGAAATGGAAACTACAGAAGGTGAACCCGATATCGTAGATTACAATAAAAAAACAGATGAATATTCTTTCGTTGACTGTTCCCCGGAAAGCCCGAAACGAAGAAGTCTATGCTATGATTATCAGGCTTGGGATGCCCGAAAAGCCAATAAACCGGAAAGCAACGTCATTGACAAAGCTAAAGAAATGGGCATTGAACTTTTAGCAGAAGAACAATACCGCAATCTTCAGGAACTTGGAAAGTTCGATCAAAAGACATCAAGCTGGATAAAAACGCCATCACAGGTAAGAGAGCTTGGAGGCGCCCTTTTCTGTGACAGACGATACAACACCGTATTCACCTATCACAATGGTGCAGATTCTTATTATGCAGCAAGAGGATTCAGAGGAATACTAAAAGTATAA